Proteins co-encoded in one Candidatus Desulfatibia profunda genomic window:
- the yidD gene encoding membrane protein insertion efficiency factor YidD, with protein MLLIRAYQYLLSPVMAPKCRFYPTCSEYAYQALLRHGLLKGIVLALKRMLRCHPFNPGGVDPVP; from the coding sequence TTGTTGCTGATACGGGCATATCAATACCTATTGTCTCCTGTTATGGCTCCAAAATGCCGCTTTTATCCAACCTGTTCGGAGTATGCCTATCAGGCCCTATTGCGCCATGGCCTGCTGAAAGGAATTGTCTTGGCATTAAAGCGGATGCTAAGGTGCCACCCGTTTAATCCGGGTGGCGTTGATCCGGTTCCATAA